The Perca fluviatilis chromosome 2, GENO_Pfluv_1.0, whole genome shotgun sequence genome includes a region encoding these proteins:
- the relb gene encoding transcription factor RelB isoform X3, translating into MAHSTRGAGSLAGTSRRGRGSKSSGCVSSQNHGGDTEMLERLLNKPKLVVVEEPKERGMRFRYECEGRSAGSILGASSTETNKSQPAIEIQGPIDNLKRVTVTVSLVTKDPPHRPHPHCLVGKDCPNGSGICRVTLNPHSNRRHSFANLGVQCVRRKELDVSLEKRRSQNIDPFQTGHSKGIEDMDMNAVRLCFQCELEWEDGRKDSLSPVLSNPVYDKKATTTSQLKIGRFNQYRGSCTGKTEIYMLCDKVQKDDIEIIFRKGSWKASGEFAQTDVHRQIAIVFKTPPYQDQDITEEVEVSVVLRRLSDQMESDSVTFTYLPHNPDPYEVKRKRKIKSDISFRDKPCVTAESAPAVEQPFHFPEPQTMMSPDERPCAAQPGSSTLGAMCYNEPQDSDNGTDATAILNQLLEMPALWDMISDPSFTSPAGFEQGPDPAFANMDMNSNQNFGLYAQDFSHYNYSDLQFNMLVNENQTLQPEAQDNSSNMVQVKTEEEL; encoded by the exons ATGGCTCATTCTACTCGTGGAGCCGGCTCCCTGGCTGGTACTTCTCGGCGTGGTCGAGGCTCTAAGAGCTCTGGCTGCGTTTCCTCTCAGAACCACGGAGGCGACACCGAGATGCTGGAGCGGCTTCTGAATAAGCCAAagttggtggtggtggaggagcCCAAGGAGAGAGGCATGAGGTTTCGCTATGAATGTGAGGGACGCTCGGCCGGCAGCATCCTGGGGGCGTCCAGCACCGAAACCAACAAGAGTCAGCCTGCCATAGAG ATTCAAGGCCCGATTGACAACTTAAAGAGGGTCACAGTCACAGTTTCCTTGGTGACCAAAGACCCCCCACACCGGCCTCACCCCCACTGCCTTGTGGGTAAAGACTGCCCAAACGGTTCAGGAATCTGCAGGGTCACGCTCAATCCTCACAGCAACCGACGTCACAG CTTTGCTAACCTCGGTGTCCAGTGTGTGAGGAGGAAAGAGCTGGATGTTTCACTTGAGAAAAGAAGAAGCCAAAATATCGACCCCTTTCaaa CTGGTCACTCAAAGGGCATTGAAGACATGGACATGAATGCTGTGCGTCTGTGTTTTCAGTGTGAGCTTGAGTGGGAGGATGGCAGAAAAGATTCTCTCAGCCCAGTGCTGTCAAATCCCGTTTATGACAAGA aGGCCACAACTACATCACAGCTGAAAATTGGCCGTTTTAACCAGTACAGAGGTTCTTGCACCGGAAAGACAGAGATCTACATGCTCTGTGACAAAGTTCAGAAAG ATGACATAGAGATCATCTTCAGGAAAGGATCGTGGAAGGCGAGCGGGGAGTTTGCCCAGACAGACGTGCACCGGCAGATCGCCATCGTGTTTAAGACTCCACCCTACCAGGACCAGGACATCACAGAGGAAGTTGAAGTCAGTGTGGTCCTGCGTCGCCTGTCAGACCAAATGGAGAGCGACTCTGTTACCTTCACGTACCTGCCACACAACCCAG ATCCATATGAGGTGAAGCGGAAGAGGAAGATAAAGTCAGACATCAGCTTCAGAGATAAACCTTGTGTGACAG CAGAAAGTGCACCTGCTGTGGAGCAGCCTTTCCACTTCCCGGAGCCTCAAACCATGATGTCTCCAGACGAGAGGCCTTGTGCTGCCCAGCCTGGGTCCTCCACTTTAGGGGCAATGTGTTACAACGAGCCCCAGGACTCCGACAATGGCACCGATGCGACGGCCATCCTTAACCAGTTGCTGGAAATGCCTGCATTATGGGACATGATTTCCGACCCGAGCTTCACTTCACCCGCTGGCTTTGAACAGGGGCCCGACCCAGCGTTTGCAAACATGGACATGAACTCCAACCAGAACTTTGGCTTGTATGCTCAAGACTTTTCACATTATAACTACAGCGACTTGCAGTTCAACATGCTTGTCAATGAGAACCAGACTCTGCAGCCAGAGGCACAGGACAACTCCTCCAACATGGTTCAGGTTAAGACAGAAGAGGAGCTATGA
- the relb gene encoding transcription factor p65 isoform X1, with protein sequence MVIKDSSHAMKDMDIFNGRPISETRGPSDFDLIEEIITEEGERSRASLPRPPAPPADLLCQPHSQNHRMPRQSSPPPVLVARGTACQPTCTFPQPQQQSRTLREMAHSTRGAGSLAGTSRRGRGSKSSGCVSSQNHGGDTEMLERLLNKPKLVVVEEPKERGMRFRYECEGRSAGSILGASSTETNKSQPAIEIQGPIDNLKRVTVTVSLVTKDPPHRPHPHCLVGKDCPNGSGICRVTLNPHSNRRHSFANLGVQCVRRKELDVSLEKRRSQNIDPFQTGHSKGIEDMDMNAVRLCFQCELEWEDGRKDSLSPVLSNPVYDKKATTTSQLKIGRFNQYRGSCTGKTEIYMLCDKVQKDDIEIIFRKGSWKASGEFAQTDVHRQIAIVFKTPPYQDQDITEEVEVSVVLRRLSDQMESDSVTFTYLPHNPDPYEVKRKRKIKSDISFRDKPCVTAESAPAVEQPFHFPEPQTMMSPDERPCAAQPGSSTLGAMCYNEPQDSDNGTDATAILNQLLEMPALWDMISDPSFTSPAGFEQGPDPAFANMDMNSNQNFGLYAQDFSHYNYSDLQFNMLVNENQTLQPEAQDNSSNMVQVKTEEEL encoded by the exons ATGGTCATCAAGGATTCCTCTCATGCGATGAAAGACATGGATATCTTCAACGGTAGGCCTATCTCTG AGACGCGAGGGCCGTCAGACTTTG ACCTCATTGAGGAAATCATCACAGAGGAGGGAGAGCGGTCGCGTGCCTCCCTCCCTAGGCCTCCGGCCCCTCCTGCTGACCTCCTCTGCCAGCCGCACAGCCAGAACCACAGGATGCCCCGCCAGAGCTCCCCACCGCCTGTCCTGGTGGCGAGAGGCACTGCATGTCAG CCAACCTGCACCTTCCCTCAGCCCCAGCAGCAGTCGCGCACCCTTAGAGAGATGGCTCATTCTACTCGTGGAGCCGGCTCCCTGGCTGGTACTTCTCGGCGTGGTCGAGGCTCTAAGAGCTCTGGCTGCGTTTCCTCTCAGAACCACGGAGGCGACACCGAGATGCTGGAGCGGCTTCTGAATAAGCCAAagttggtggtggtggaggagcCCAAGGAGAGAGGCATGAGGTTTCGCTATGAATGTGAGGGACGCTCGGCCGGCAGCATCCTGGGGGCGTCCAGCACCGAAACCAACAAGAGTCAGCCTGCCATAGAG ATTCAAGGCCCGATTGACAACTTAAAGAGGGTCACAGTCACAGTTTCCTTGGTGACCAAAGACCCCCCACACCGGCCTCACCCCCACTGCCTTGTGGGTAAAGACTGCCCAAACGGTTCAGGAATCTGCAGGGTCACGCTCAATCCTCACAGCAACCGACGTCACAG CTTTGCTAACCTCGGTGTCCAGTGTGTGAGGAGGAAAGAGCTGGATGTTTCACTTGAGAAAAGAAGAAGCCAAAATATCGACCCCTTTCaaa CTGGTCACTCAAAGGGCATTGAAGACATGGACATGAATGCTGTGCGTCTGTGTTTTCAGTGTGAGCTTGAGTGGGAGGATGGCAGAAAAGATTCTCTCAGCCCAGTGCTGTCAAATCCCGTTTATGACAAGA aGGCCACAACTACATCACAGCTGAAAATTGGCCGTTTTAACCAGTACAGAGGTTCTTGCACCGGAAAGACAGAGATCTACATGCTCTGTGACAAAGTTCAGAAAG ATGACATAGAGATCATCTTCAGGAAAGGATCGTGGAAGGCGAGCGGGGAGTTTGCCCAGACAGACGTGCACCGGCAGATCGCCATCGTGTTTAAGACTCCACCCTACCAGGACCAGGACATCACAGAGGAAGTTGAAGTCAGTGTGGTCCTGCGTCGCCTGTCAGACCAAATGGAGAGCGACTCTGTTACCTTCACGTACCTGCCACACAACCCAG ATCCATATGAGGTGAAGCGGAAGAGGAAGATAAAGTCAGACATCAGCTTCAGAGATAAACCTTGTGTGACAG CAGAAAGTGCACCTGCTGTGGAGCAGCCTTTCCACTTCCCGGAGCCTCAAACCATGATGTCTCCAGACGAGAGGCCTTGTGCTGCCCAGCCTGGGTCCTCCACTTTAGGGGCAATGTGTTACAACGAGCCCCAGGACTCCGACAATGGCACCGATGCGACGGCCATCCTTAACCAGTTGCTGGAAATGCCTGCATTATGGGACATGATTTCCGACCCGAGCTTCACTTCACCCGCTGGCTTTGAACAGGGGCCCGACCCAGCGTTTGCAAACATGGACATGAACTCCAACCAGAACTTTGGCTTGTATGCTCAAGACTTTTCACATTATAACTACAGCGACTTGCAGTTCAACATGCTTGTCAATGAGAACCAGACTCTGCAGCCAGAGGCACAGGACAACTCCTCCAACATGGTTCAGGTTAAGACAGAAGAGGAGCTATGA
- the clptm1 gene encoding cleft lip and palate transmembrane protein 1 homolog: MATQESAAAKAIESNGEVSSNGTAATTDGEAVQTAENAQPLQQQQQPAPNAWQVIKGVLFRIFIIWAISSWFRRGPSTPDPNTPAGAPRVPSRNLFPKDTLMDLYVYLSQEEVFSDFNNTEALFWFQRDLVYGDWTVGESGDGCYEQYKELDIPEKVQHNGSLYMHVYFTKTGFHPDPKRKGQYRRLATVHTTRMLNKFKRRKFMKTKNLLTGETEVDPEIIKRAESHGPVEIISHWHPNLTINMVDDHTAWVKGSVPPPLDQHVKFDAVSGDYYPIVYFNDYWNLQKDYYPINDTLKTLPLRLAYCPLSLWRWQLYAAQNARSPWNFLPEDTYEQSDEDQDSVKVALLETNPYLLGITIVVSIVHSIFEFLAFKNDIQFWNSRQSLEGLSVRSIIFGVFQSLVVLLYILDNETNFVVQVSVFIGLLIDLWKITKVMDVKFDRENKIAGVLPRLVFKDKSTYVQSSTKIYDDMAFKYLSWLLYPLFGCYAVYSLLYVEHKGWYSWVLSMLYGFLLTFGFITMTPQLFINYKMKSVAHLPWRMLTYKALNTFIDDLFAFVIKMPMMYRIGCLRDDVVFFIYLYQRWIYRVDPNRVNEFGTSGVDHVPENTAAEDAAPAAEDAAPAAEDAAPAAITDKPEGEKKND, encoded by the exons ATGGCGACGCAGGAGAGCGCAGCAGCTAAAGCTATCGAGAGCAACGGCGAG GTGAGTAGCAATGGGACTGCTGCAACAACAGATGGCGAGGCTGTGCAGACAGCTGAAAATGCACAGCctctgcagcagcaacagcaaccaGCACCTAATGCATGGCAGGTCATTAAAGGAGTCCTCTTCAG AATCTTCATAATCTGGGCGATTAGTAGCTGGTTCCGTCGAGGGCCGTCCACGCCAGACCCCAACACGCCAGCCGGGGCCCCCAGAGTACCCAGCAGGAACCTGTTCCCCAAGGACACCCTCATG GACCTGTACGTGTACTTGTCCCAGGAGGAGGTGTTCTCCGACTTCAACAACACAGAAGCCCTGTTTTGGTTCCAGAGGGACCTGGTCTATGGAGACTGGACCGTCGGGGAGAGCGGGGACGGCTGTTACGAGCAATATAAGGAGTTGGACATCCCAGAG AAAGTCCAGCACAACGGTTCCCTTTACATGCACGTCTACTTCACTAAAACTGGATTCCACCCAGACCCCAAACGCAAAGGGCAGTATCGCAGACTGGCAACAGTTCATACAACACGAA TGCTGAATAAATTCAAGCGAAGAAAGTTTATGAAGACCAAGAATTTACTAACGGGAGAGACGGAAGTAGATCCTGAAATAATCAAG CGAGCAGAGAGCCATGGCCCAGTGGAGATCATCTCTCATTGGCACCCCAACCTCACCATCAACATGGTGGATGACCACACCGCCTGGGTCAAAGGCTCTGTACCTCCTCCTCTAGACCAAC ATGTTAAGTTTGATGCAGTAAGTGGCGACTACTATCCCATCGTGTACTTCAATGACTACTGGAACCTTCAAAAGGACTACTATCCCATCAATGATACCCTGAAAACACTCCCACTGCGCCTCGCCTACTGCCCACTGTCCTTGTGGCGTTGGCAGCTGTACGCTGCCCAAAATGCACGTTCACCGTGGAACTTCCTACCCGAGGACACCTACGAGCAGTCCGATGAAGACCAAGACTCTGTCAAG GTGGCCCTTTTGGAGACCAACCCGTACCTGCTGGGAATCACCATTGTTGTCTCCATTGTGCACAGCATCTTCGAGTTTCTTGCCTTCAAGAATG ATATCCAGTTCTGGAACAGCAGACAGTCTCTTGAAGGCCTCTCAGTGCGCTCCATCATATTTGGAGTATTTCAGTCTCTGGTGGTGCTGCTGTACATCCTGGACAACGAAACTAACTTTGTGGTGCAGGTCAGCGTCTTCATCGGCCTTCTTATTGACCTGTGGAAAATCACCAAGGTCATGGATGTCAAA TTTGACAGAGAGAACAAAATCGCAGGGGTGTTGCCAAGATTGGTATTCAAAGACAAGTCAACATATGTGCAGTCTTCAACCAAAATCTATGACGAC ATGGCCTTCAAGTACCTGTCATGGCTGCTCTACCCTCTGTTTGGCTGCTATGCGGTCTACAGTTTATTGTACGTAGAGCACAAAGGCTGGTACTCATGGGTACTCAGCATGCTCTATGGATTCTTGCTAACCTTTG GTTTCATTACAATGACGCCACAGCTATTCATCAACTACAAAATGAAGTCTGTGGCCCACCTCCCATGGAGGATGCTCACTTACAAGGCTCTCAACACCTTTATTGATGACCTGTTTGCCTTCGTCATCAAGATGCCCATGATGTACAGGATAGGATGCCTCAGAGATG ACGTGGTGTTCTTCATCTACCTTTACCAGCGCTGGATCTATCGGGTTGATCCCAACAGGGTCAACGAGTTTGGCACCAGCGGAGTGGACCACGTCCCGGAAAACACTGCAGCGGAAGATGCTGCTCCTGCAGCGGAAGATGCTGCTCCTGCAGCGGAAGATGCTGCTCCTGCCGCCATCACAGACAAACCAGAGGGGGAGAAAAAGAATGATTAA
- the relb gene encoding proto-oncogene c-Rel isoform X2 encodes MVIKDSSHAMKDMDIFNGRPISETRGPSDFDLIEEIITEEGERSRASLPRPPAPPADLLCQPHSQNHRMPRQSSPPPVLVARGTACQPTCTFPQPQQQSRTLREMAHSTRGAGSLAGTSRRGRGSKSSGCVSSQNHGGDTEMLERLLNKPKLVVVEEPKERGMRFRYECEGRSAGSILGASSTETNKSQPAIEIQGPIDNLKRVTVTVSLVTKDPPHRPHPHCLVGKDCPNGSGICRVTLNPHSNRRHSFANLGVQCVRRKELDVSLEKRRSQNIDPFQTGHSKGIEDMDMNAVRLCFQCELEWEDGRKDSLSPVLSNPVYDKKATTTSQLKIGRFNQYRGSCTGKTEIYMLCDKVQKDDIEIIFRKGSWKASGEFAQTDVHRQIAIVFKTPPYQDQDITEEVEVSVVLRRLSDQMESDSVTFTYLPHNPDPYEVKRKRKIKSDISFRDKPCVTESAPAVEQPFHFPEPQTMMSPDERPCAAQPGSSTLGAMCYNEPQDSDNGTDATAILNQLLEMPALWDMISDPSFTSPAGFEQGPDPAFANMDMNSNQNFGLYAQDFSHYNYSDLQFNMLVNENQTLQPEAQDNSSNMVQVKTEEEL; translated from the exons ATGGTCATCAAGGATTCCTCTCATGCGATGAAAGACATGGATATCTTCAACGGTAGGCCTATCTCTG AGACGCGAGGGCCGTCAGACTTTG ACCTCATTGAGGAAATCATCACAGAGGAGGGAGAGCGGTCGCGTGCCTCCCTCCCTAGGCCTCCGGCCCCTCCTGCTGACCTCCTCTGCCAGCCGCACAGCCAGAACCACAGGATGCCCCGCCAGAGCTCCCCACCGCCTGTCCTGGTGGCGAGAGGCACTGCATGTCAG CCAACCTGCACCTTCCCTCAGCCCCAGCAGCAGTCGCGCACCCTTAGAGAGATGGCTCATTCTACTCGTGGAGCCGGCTCCCTGGCTGGTACTTCTCGGCGTGGTCGAGGCTCTAAGAGCTCTGGCTGCGTTTCCTCTCAGAACCACGGAGGCGACACCGAGATGCTGGAGCGGCTTCTGAATAAGCCAAagttggtggtggtggaggagcCCAAGGAGAGAGGCATGAGGTTTCGCTATGAATGTGAGGGACGCTCGGCCGGCAGCATCCTGGGGGCGTCCAGCACCGAAACCAACAAGAGTCAGCCTGCCATAGAG ATTCAAGGCCCGATTGACAACTTAAAGAGGGTCACAGTCACAGTTTCCTTGGTGACCAAAGACCCCCCACACCGGCCTCACCCCCACTGCCTTGTGGGTAAAGACTGCCCAAACGGTTCAGGAATCTGCAGGGTCACGCTCAATCCTCACAGCAACCGACGTCACAG CTTTGCTAACCTCGGTGTCCAGTGTGTGAGGAGGAAAGAGCTGGATGTTTCACTTGAGAAAAGAAGAAGCCAAAATATCGACCCCTTTCaaa CTGGTCACTCAAAGGGCATTGAAGACATGGACATGAATGCTGTGCGTCTGTGTTTTCAGTGTGAGCTTGAGTGGGAGGATGGCAGAAAAGATTCTCTCAGCCCAGTGCTGTCAAATCCCGTTTATGACAAGA aGGCCACAACTACATCACAGCTGAAAATTGGCCGTTTTAACCAGTACAGAGGTTCTTGCACCGGAAAGACAGAGATCTACATGCTCTGTGACAAAGTTCAGAAAG ATGACATAGAGATCATCTTCAGGAAAGGATCGTGGAAGGCGAGCGGGGAGTTTGCCCAGACAGACGTGCACCGGCAGATCGCCATCGTGTTTAAGACTCCACCCTACCAGGACCAGGACATCACAGAGGAAGTTGAAGTCAGTGTGGTCCTGCGTCGCCTGTCAGACCAAATGGAGAGCGACTCTGTTACCTTCACGTACCTGCCACACAACCCAG ATCCATATGAGGTGAAGCGGAAGAGGAAGATAAAGTCAGACATCAGCTTCAGAGATAAACCTTGTGTGACAG AAAGTGCACCTGCTGTGGAGCAGCCTTTCCACTTCCCGGAGCCTCAAACCATGATGTCTCCAGACGAGAGGCCTTGTGCTGCCCAGCCTGGGTCCTCCACTTTAGGGGCAATGTGTTACAACGAGCCCCAGGACTCCGACAATGGCACCGATGCGACGGCCATCCTTAACCAGTTGCTGGAAATGCCTGCATTATGGGACATGATTTCCGACCCGAGCTTCACTTCACCCGCTGGCTTTGAACAGGGGCCCGACCCAGCGTTTGCAAACATGGACATGAACTCCAACCAGAACTTTGGCTTGTATGCTCAAGACTTTTCACATTATAACTACAGCGACTTGCAGTTCAACATGCTTGTCAATGAGAACCAGACTCTGCAGCCAGAGGCACAGGACAACTCCTCCAACATGGTTCAGGTTAAGACAGAAGAGGAGCTATGA